The following coding sequences lie in one Syngnathoides biaculeatus isolate LvHL_M chromosome 16, ASM1980259v1, whole genome shotgun sequence genomic window:
- the mreg gene encoding melanoregulin, giving the protein MGSGFFKFCMQCCCCCSADDDGDADEKQALVGAADPLDYFSREVQKRRDEEANLWSEPGDPSHTERDDDRTLYSLLQARNKTRMGSTGYRRLSVDIEAMRDTRREVRDKWKTILENLGFMAEADSLLNVSAGASLDRMRNAAAARSLLQTLHSETSLFSSREPPPERYLFILDRLLYLDIAEDFMSKAKRFYPPRDDSDEDGPLGAINLPLLLARVEAMNGCPDDDSVESVDRS; this is encoded by the exons ATGGGGTCGGGGTTCTTCAAGTTCTGCATGcagtgttgctgctgctgctctgcCGACGACGACGGCGATGCCGACGAGAAGCAGGCCTTagtcgg GGCTGCGGATCCGCTGGATTATTTCAGCCGCGAAGTGCAGAAGCGTCGCGACGAGGAGGCCAACCTGTGGAGCGAGCCGGGGGACCCGAGCCACACTGAACGGGATGACGACCGGACCCTTTACTCACTGCTGCAGGCCCGCAACAAGACCCGCATGGGATCCACg GGCTACCGCCGCTTGAGCGTGGACATCGAGGCCATGCGGGACACGCGGAGGGAAGTCCGCGATAAGTGGAAAACCATCTTGGAGAACCTTG GGTTCATGGCTGAGGCCGACTCGCTTTTGAACGTGTCGGCCGGGGCCTCGCTGGACCGCATGCgcaacgccgccgccgcgcgcTCCCTGCTGCAAACGCTCCACTCCGAGACGTCGCTCTTCAGCAGCAGGGAACCGCCGCCGGAGCGATACCTCTTCATCCTG GATCGCTTGCTGTACCTGGACATCGCCGAAGACTTCATGTCCAAGGCCAAGCGCTTCTACCCGCCCCGGGACGACTCGGACGAGGACGGGCCGCTGGGCGCCATCAACCTGCCGCTGCTGCTGGCCCGCGTGGAGGCCATGAACGGCTGCCCCGACGACGACAGCGTGGAGAGCGTCGACAGGTCCTGA
- the tcap gene encoding telethonin, whose amino-acid sequence MPVCTIVEKCNGVLAGAELSCSVREENKAQRESYCADWKSISLKTQPEQRKTMNMNDVSRKETLSRQWKASPLTQWCPSGVLRVGTVERGVREHQLLPKRHTLPLPIFTPAELGVRLGRGGPHAPEDLRPFPTADGACPDKRSVGEITRDLPPVKPALMEFSKAPKAPKALGRSMSQEAQRG is encoded by the exons ATGCCGGTGTGTACCATCGTGGAGAAGTGTAACGGCGTGCTGGCGGGAGCCGAGCTGTCCTGCAGCGTCCGGGAGGAGAACAAGGCCCAGAGGGAGAGCTACTGCGCCGACTGGAAGAGCATCAGCCTCAAGACTCAACCCGAGCAACG gAAGACGATGAACATGAACGACGTCTCCCGCAAGGAGACCCTCAGCCGGCAGTGGAAGGCCTCCCCCCTAACCCAGTGGTGCCCGTCCGGCGTCCTCCGCGTGGGCACCGTGGAGCGCGGCGTGAGGGAGCACCAGCTGCTGCCCAAGCGCCACACCCTGCCCCTGCCCATCTTCACCCCCGCCGAGCTGGGCGTCCGGCTGGGCCGCGGCGGCCCCCACGCCCCCGAGGACTTGCGGCCCTTCCCGACGGCGGACGGCGCCTGCCCCGACAAGAGGAGCGTGGGCGAGATCACGCGGGACCTACCCCCCGTCAAGCCCGCCCTCATGGAGTTCTCCAAAGCCCCCAAAGCCCCCAAAGCCCTGGGGCGCTCCATGTCCCAGGAGGCCCAGAGAGGGTGA